In Methanomicrobium antiquum, one DNA window encodes the following:
- the xerA gene encoding site-specific tyrosine recombinase/integron integrase produces the protein MQGDYFSEWLKRFVYHLKMRNYSPRTIKSYEEVIRKFGYYLWIRRNRGPDKLVIYWSDLKNARLDTEIDSAPIIINDFLLFISSQKNYKPATLQRVISSLSSFYRFCYTQDAIDANPMLGIDRPKIKDKEIRYLKHNQVLKLLDSISNIRDRLIIRTIYATGVRVSELCSINIEDIDCEDHTIKVRGKGGKIRIVFVDDETLREIEEYSKGEIEGPLFKGQMGNNLSPRTVQHIFTKYAPQGITPHKIRHSYASELYKRSKNLRVVQENLGHSSIQTTEIYLHTDIDERKQVYNRYFPLSNNKEQ, from the coding sequence ATGCAGGGCGATTATTTCTCAGAATGGCTGAAGCGTTTTGTTTACCACCTCAAAATGAGGAATTATTCTCCCAGGACAATCAAAAGCTATGAAGAAGTGATAAGAAAATTTGGTTATTATCTATGGATTAGAAGAAACAGAGGTCCTGATAAACTTGTTATCTACTGGAGTGATTTAAAAAACGCAAGACTGGATACAGAAATTGATTCAGCTCCGATTATTATCAATGATTTTCTCTTGTTTATTTCATCGCAAAAAAATTATAAACCTGCAACACTTCAGAGAGTAATATCTTCATTAAGCTCATTTTATCGGTTTTGCTATACTCAGGATGCAATTGACGCAAATCCAATGCTTGGAATAGACAGGCCAAAGATAAAAGACAAAGAAATCAGGTATCTAAAACACAATCAGGTGCTAAAACTCCTTGATTCCATCTCAAATATAAGAGACAGACTAATAATTAGAACAATCTATGCAACAGGCGTCAGGGTTTCAGAGTTGTGTTCTATAAATATAGAAGATATTGATTGTGAGGATCACACAATTAAAGTCAGAGGAAAGGGAGGTAAAATACGAATTGTTTTTGTTGACGATGAAACTCTAAGAGAAATTGAGGAATACTCAAAAGGAGAGATTGAAGGACCTTTATTTAAAGGGCAGATGGGCAATAATCTCTCACCAAGAACTGTTCAACACATATTCACTAAGTACGCACCACAGGGAATAACACCTCATAAAATACGTCATAGTTATGCAAGTGAACTCTATAAAAGGTCAAAAAACCTTCGTGTTGTTCAGGAAAATCTGGGACACAGTTCAATTCAGACCACTGAAATTTATCTTCATACAGACATTGATGAAAGAAAACAGGTTTACAACAGGTATTTCCCCCTTTCAAACAATAAAGAGCAATAA
- the mutS gene encoding DNA mismatch repair protein MutS — MSKEGPTPAMRQFYEIKKKYPGTVLFFQMGDFYETFGEDAEVVSRELEITLTSRGRDLNGEKMPLAGVPIHAGESYIARLVRKGYRVAVCDQIEDPKKAKGIVKRDVVRIITPGTIIDSGMLGDSGPSYLMSIFPDKKREEYGIAFLDISTGEFFITSCDSSFGLSDLNSEIVKYRPSECIVPSFSSDDLTGNLENYGIIVTKCADSSFELENAENYLKNQFKVSSLEGYGCIGMDNAVRAAGSCLLYACETQMTELDHIRGFSTKITSGNMFLDAITLRNLEVLENIRSKGVDTSLFGILNETKTPMGSRILRKFLTAPLIDKEEIENRLDAVSYFINLPLLRDSVRSGLNRFSDIERIAGRISYGNAGPRDLLALKNSLEKASYVKESFLLSELKKPQLITKSLENISDMENLRSLIESAICDEPPVLARNGGVIKEGYDKSLDNLRNISISGKDWIASFQQTERERTGIKSLKVGYNKVFGYFIEVTKSNIRQVPPEYIRKQTTANGERYTIPKLQEKESLITNAEEKLTALEYELYQNLIEKLKVHIDTIQKTARNIGLIDVYCTLAGISHSNNYVRPVIEDSNRLLITNGRHPVVERNLQCSFVPNDADIDSSENQILIITGANMAGKSTYMREVALICIMAQMGCFVPADNAVIGIVDRIFTRVGAFDDLSSGQSTFMVEMLELANILNNVSDKSLVILDEIGRGTSTLDGFSIAKSVLEFLHGKGSNGPRTLFATHFHEMVDIETELKRVKNYHFAVKETGDDVVFLRKLIPGATDRSYGIHVARLAGIPKKVITRSETILKDEQEKQYSLQPGKKIPRYTQLLLMDNPEPEASPKHDSILIKKIKETDLDSMSPREALAFLYELKKDSGAENN; from the coding sequence ATGAGCAAAGAAGGACCAACACCTGCAATGAGGCAGTTTTACGAAATAAAGAAGAAATATCCGGGAACTGTTCTTTTTTTTCAGATGGGTGACTTCTATGAAACTTTTGGCGAAGATGCAGAAGTAGTTTCAAGAGAACTGGAAATTACCTTAACATCCAGAGGAAGGGATTTGAATGGTGAAAAAATGCCTCTCGCAGGTGTTCCCATTCATGCCGGAGAATCCTATATTGCACGCCTTGTTCGAAAAGGTTACAGAGTTGCCGTATGCGACCAGATAGAGGATCCTAAAAAAGCCAAAGGAATTGTAAAACGTGATGTTGTCCGTATCATAACTCCCGGAACAATAATTGATTCCGGAATGCTTGGAGATTCAGGCCCGTCATATCTGATGTCGATATTTCCTGACAAAAAAAGGGAAGAATATGGAATTGCTTTTCTGGACATATCAACAGGAGAATTTTTTATAACATCCTGTGACTCCTCTTTTGGATTATCAGATTTAAATTCAGAAATTGTAAAGTACCGTCCTTCTGAGTGTATTGTTCCTTCTTTTTCATCTGATGATTTAACCGGCAATCTCGAAAATTATGGAATTATAGTAACAAAATGTGCTGACTCTTCATTTGAACTTGAAAACGCAGAAAATTACCTTAAAAATCAGTTCAAAGTTTCATCCCTAGAGGGTTATGGATGTATCGGAATGGATAATGCAGTTCGTGCGGCAGGTTCATGTCTGCTTTATGCCTGTGAAACCCAGATGACAGAACTTGACCACATCAGGGGTTTCTCCACAAAAATAACATCAGGAAATATGTTTCTTGATGCAATAACACTCAGAAACCTGGAGGTTTTGGAAAACATCAGATCAAAAGGTGTTGATACATCATTATTTGGAATACTAAATGAGACAAAAACACCGATGGGGAGCAGAATATTACGAAAATTCCTGACTGCTCCTTTAATTGATAAAGAAGAAATAGAAAATCGTCTTGATGCAGTTTCATATTTTATCAACCTCCCTCTGCTTCGTGATTCTGTAAGATCAGGCCTTAATAGATTTTCAGATATTGAAAGAATTGCTGGCAGAATATCATATGGAAATGCAGGACCGCGTGATCTTCTGGCACTAAAAAATTCACTTGAAAAAGCATCTTATGTAAAAGAGTCATTTTTGTTATCTGAATTAAAAAAACCTCAGCTGATTACAAAATCACTTGAAAACATAAGTGATATGGAAAACCTTCGTTCATTAATTGAAAGTGCAATCTGTGATGAGCCTCCAGTTTTAGCAAGAAACGGTGGAGTGATAAAAGAAGGTTATGATAAATCACTTGATAATTTAAGAAATATCTCTATATCCGGAAAAGACTGGATTGCCTCATTTCAACAGACAGAACGTGAAAGGACAGGAATAAAATCATTGAAAGTCGGCTACAATAAAGTTTTTGGCTATTTTATTGAAGTAACAAAATCAAATATCAGACAGGTGCCGCCTGAATACATAAGAAAACAGACAACTGCGAATGGTGAGAGATATACAATTCCAAAATTACAGGAAAAAGAATCTTTGATTACAAATGCAGAAGAAAAATTAACAGCCCTTGAATATGAGCTTTATCAGAATTTAATTGAAAAACTTAAGGTTCACATAGATACAATTCAGAAAACTGCGAGAAACATAGGTCTGATTGATGTTTATTGCACTCTTGCAGGGATTTCTCATTCAAACAATTATGTTCGTCCGGTAATTGAGGATTCAAATCGTCTCTTGATAACCAACGGCCGTCATCCTGTTGTAGAAAGAAATCTTCAGTGCAGTTTTGTACCAAACGATGCCGACATTGACTCGTCAGAAAACCAGATATTAATCATCACCGGCGCTAATATGGCAGGAAAATCCACTTACATGCGTGAAGTGGCGCTGATATGCATAATGGCACAGATGGGATGTTTTGTTCCGGCTGATAATGCAGTAATAGGAATTGTAGATAGAATTTTTACAAGAGTAGGAGCATTTGATGATCTTTCAAGCGGGCAGAGCACATTTATGGTTGAGATGCTCGAACTTGCAAATATCCTAAACAATGTAAGTGACAAAAGTCTTGTAATACTTGATGAAATTGGAAGAGGTACAAGCACTCTGGATGGTTTTTCCATAGCAAAATCTGTTTTGGAATTTTTGCACGGGAAAGGATCAAATGGTCCGAGAACTTTGTTTGCAACGCATTTTCATGAAATGGTTGACATAGAAACAGAGCTTAAAAGAGTAAAAAACTACCACTTTGCGGTAAAGGAAACAGGAGATGATGTGGTTTTCCTAAGAAAGCTTATTCCTGGTGCAACTGACAGAAGCTATGGTATTCACGTGGCACGGCTTGCAGGAATACCAAAGAAAGTAATCACAAGATCTGAGACGATTTTAAAGGATGAACAGGAAAAACAATACAGCCTGCAACCAGGCAAAAAGATTCCACGATACACTCAGCTTCTCTTGATGGACAACCCTGAGCCCGAAGCATCTCCAAAACATGATTCAATCCTTATTAAGAAAATAAAAGAGACTGATCTTGATTCTATGAGTCCACGCGAGGCTCTTGCATTTTTGTATGAATTAAAAAAGGATTCAGGAGCTGAAAATAATTGA
- the mutL gene encoding DNA mismatch repair endonuclease MutL codes for MNNLKVKQKQNQIHLLDEATINKIAAGEVVERPASVVKELIENSLDSGATSVRVDIGSDSGGIFRIRVFDDGSGMDRESAILSLKRHATSKINNVSDLLQIHTMGFRGEALASIAGVSKLTLITKVHLPDVISGTKIVVEGGNILDISDAGSPEGTSVLVENLFFNTPARKKFLKSRQTEFNHIYNVIEQTAIANRDVSFQLVHNGKEKLSTIKSGSLTETIAYLYGREVVENLVPLKSATSFMKVEGLCSLQSLSYSNSKQILISINNRPVSSPMILKAVKSGYGTLLPKDRYPAAFINLTIDKNIVDVNVHPAKREVRMSRENEIFKEISSAVKEALESGNLINSGSLNNSKSADNKKTSQYTFNDSAKPLFCADSETVSYKKDNLATNPATESKSEYHLRFTTTDNQLRLTENFDENEHEVKLPEMEVLGQFDSAYIIAEIKNQNSEELVIIDQHAAHERILYDQVLKVRDSGKKAQELLVPAILTLKTRESEILSESLPMIADEGFLIEEFGKNTFAVRSVPLVLGKRIGTEILNDILTDLMDDNLKTLEAKKEKITTTIACRAAIKAGSKLTDEQMKRLINQLSRTKTPYTCPHGRPTMIVFSRSKLDSMFLRS; via the coding sequence TTGAATAACTTAAAAGTAAAGCAGAAACAGAACCAGATACATCTTCTTGACGAAGCAACCATAAACAAAATTGCTGCCGGAGAGGTGGTTGAGCGTCCTGCATCCGTAGTAAAAGAGTTAATTGAAAATTCTCTTGATTCAGGCGCTACTTCAGTCAGAGTTGATATTGGTTCTGACTCAGGAGGAATATTTCGTATAAGAGTTTTTGATGACGGTTCAGGGATGGACAGGGAATCTGCAATTTTATCTCTTAAGCGTCATGCAACAAGTAAAATTAACAATGTATCTGATCTTTTGCAGATTCATACTATGGGTTTTCGTGGTGAGGCGCTTGCCAGTATTGCAGGAGTTTCAAAATTAACTCTTATAACCAAAGTTCATCTGCCCGATGTAATCTCCGGTACGAAAATTGTTGTTGAGGGCGGCAATATTCTGGATATAAGCGATGCAGGATCACCTGAAGGAACATCGGTTCTTGTAGAGAATTTATTTTTTAATACTCCTGCAAGAAAAAAGTTTTTAAAATCAAGACAGACTGAATTCAATCATATTTACAATGTAATTGAACAAACTGCAATTGCAAACCGTGATGTTTCATTCCAACTTGTTCACAATGGAAAGGAAAAACTTTCTACCATAAAATCAGGTTCTTTAACCGAAACAATTGCATATTTATATGGAAGGGAAGTTGTAGAAAATCTTGTACCTCTAAAGTCAGCAACTTCGTTTATGAAGGTTGAAGGATTATGCTCTCTGCAAAGCTTAAGTTATTCAAATTCAAAGCAGATTTTGATATCAATCAACAACCGTCCTGTTTCTTCACCAATGATATTAAAGGCTGTTAAGTCTGGATATGGAACTCTTCTACCAAAAGACAGGTACCCTGCCGCTTTTATAAATTTGACAATAGATAAGAATATTGTCGATGTAAATGTTCATCCTGCAAAAAGAGAAGTAAGGATGTCAAGGGAAAATGAGATTTTTAAAGAAATTTCATCTGCTGTTAAAGAGGCACTTGAATCCGGAAATTTAATTAACAGCGGTTCTTTAAATAATTCAAAATCTGCTGATAACAAAAAAACATCACAATACACTTTTAATGATTCAGCAAAACCGCTTTTTTGTGCTGACTCTGAAACAGTTTCATACAAAAAAGATAATCTGGCAACAAATCCTGCTACTGAATCAAAATCAGAATATCATCTACGTTTTACAACAACTGATAATCAGTTAAGGCTTACTGAAAATTTTGATGAAAATGAACATGAGGTAAAGCTTCCGGAAATGGAAGTTTTGGGCCAGTTTGACTCAGCTTATATCATTGCGGAAATAAAGAATCAAAACAGCGAAGAACTTGTCATAATTGATCAGCATGCGGCACATGAAAGAATTCTTTATGATCAGGTGTTAAAGGTGAGAGATTCAGGGAAAAAAGCACAGGAACTTTTAGTTCCTGCAATACTTACACTAAAGACCCGTGAATCAGAAATTTTAAGTGAAAGTCTCCCGATGATAGCTGATGAGGGATTTTTAATTGAGGAATTTGGGAAAAACACATTTGCTGTAAGATCAGTACCGCTGGTGTTGGGAAAAAGAATCGGGACTGAAATCCTAAATGATATACTAACAGATTTAATGGATGATAATTTAAAAACACTTGAAGCAAAAAAAGAGAAGATAACAACTACAATTGCATGCCGTGCGGCAATAAAGGCAGGTTCTAAATTAACTGATGAGCAGATGAAACGTCTTATAAATCAGCTTTCAAGGACAAAAACACCCTATACCTGCCCTCATGGAAGACCGACTATGATTGTTTTTTCAAGATCAAAACTTGATTCTATGTTTTTGAGAAGCTGA